The following is a genomic window from Geminicoccus roseus DSM 18922.
ACGCCGAGGACGAGCCGCGCCTGCGGGAGCGCAAGGCGCTGGCGGAGGCGTCCGGCGATCCCGTTTCCCATCCGCACTGGCGGGACGTCGAGGCCGCCGTTCGGGCGGTCCGCCGGCTCCTGAACGGTGCCCGCACCTGCGGGCGGCGGGTCCATGTCCTGCACATCACCTCTGCCGAGGAGATGGAACTCCTGGCCGAGGCGCGCGACGTGGCGACGGTGGAAGTCACCCCGCACCACCTGACCATGCATGCCCCGGACTGCTACGAGCGGCTCGGGACACGGGCGCAGATGAACCCGCCGGTGCGGGACGCCCGGCATCAGGCGGCGCTTTGGAAGGCGATCCAGGAGGGCGTGGTGGACGTGTTGGGCTCGGACCATGCCCCGCACACGCTGGAGGAGAAGAACAAGCCGTATCCCTCCAGCCCGTCCGGGATGACCGGCGTGCAGACCTTGTTGCCCGTGATGCTCGACCATGTGGCGAAGGGGCGGCTGTCGCTGGAGCGGCTGGTCGACCTGACCGGGCACGGGCCGCAGCGGATCTTCCAGCTGGTGGGCAAGGGCCGGATCATGCGCGGCTACGACGCCGACCTCGTGCTGGTGGACCTGCAGGCACGCTGGCGGATCAACACCTCCTGGCTGGCCTCCCGTGCCGGGTGGAGCCCCTATGAGGACATGGAGATCACCGGCCGGCCGGTGTCCACCCTATTGCGCGGAGCCGTCGTGGCCCAGGACGGAGAACTGATCGGCAAGCCAGTCGGACGCCCGGTCCGGTTCATGGAGACGCTGGCAGCCTGAGGTTGGTCAGGACGTCCTGCCTCTGGGCAGGACGTTCTTCAGGACGGCGGCGCCCGCGCCCAGCCGCCCGAGCAGTTGATCCCAGTTCACCGCTCCCGGATCCTTCACCAGGACCGGAACCGGCCGCTCGTCCAGGGTGATGTCGGCGGAAATCTCGGCCCGGGTCAGCAGGCCATCCCCATCCGCGTCGTAGCTGACGAAAAGCTGGTCGAGCCCGACAAAGTCGATCGCCAGCATGGTCAGGACGGCCGCCTGCCGGTCCACCGCAGGCAGCTGGGCGGAGTTTTCCAGCATCCAGGCCCGTGCATGGTCGTGCAGGTCCTGCATCTCCAGGCGATCGAGAGCACCGTCGCGGTTGCGGTCCACGAAGCGGAAGATGCGCTCGAAGCAGTCGCGGGACGCAACCAGCGAGCAGGCAGGCCCGGTCTCGCGGAGGAACCGGTCGAAGGCCGCAGGCGTGGGCGGCGCGGCAGCCACCGGTGCCGAGAGAACCGGCAGGAGCAGAACGATGCTGGCGAGCAGGGCTTTCATCATGGTGAGGACTATTAGCAGGAACCGGCGGCTTCTTTGAGACGATAGATCAGCTCGAGCGCCGCCTTGGGCGCCAGCGTGTCCGGATCGACACCATCCAGCAGATCGCGCACCGGATCCGGCGCCGGTCCCGCCTCTTCGCGCTCGTCTGGCGGTTCCTGCAGGAGCGCCAGGAGCGGCAGGTCGTCGGCCAGGCGGGCGGCGGTGCCCCTGGCCTCGTTGCGCTCCAGCCTGGCCAGCACGTCCCGTGCACGCTTGAGGACCGGCTTGGGCAGGCCCGCCAGGGCCGCCACGTGGATGCCATAGGAACTTTCGGCGACGCCCGACGCGATCTCGTGCAGGAACACGATGCTGCCCTGCCATTCCTTGACCTTGACCCGGTGCAGGGAAAGGCGCGGCAGACTTGCCCCCAGATGGGTCAGCTCGTGGTAGTGGGTGGCGAACAGGCCGCGGCAGCGGACCTTGTCGTGCAGATGCTCGACCACCGCCCAGGCGATCGACAGCCCGTCCCAGGTCGAGGTGCCGCGGCCGATCTCGTCCAGGACCACCAGGCTGCGCTCGGTGGCCCGCGCCAGGATGGTCGAGGTCTCCAGCATCTCGACCATGAAGGTCGAGCGGCCGCGCGCGAGGTCATCGGCAGCCCCGACCCGAGAGAACAGCCGGTCGACGATACCGATCCGCGCCTCCTCCGCCGGCACGAACGAGCCGGCCTGGGCCAGCACGACGATCAGCGCGTTCTGGCGCAGGAACGTGCTCTTGCCGGCCATGTTCGGGCCGGTCAGCAGCCAGAGGCGCTGGTCCGGGGCGAGATCGCAGTCATTGGCGACAAACGCTTCGCCAGTGGCCGCCAGCGCCGCCTCCACCACCGGATGGCGCCCGCCGCGGATGGCGAATACCGGCTCCTCCACAAGGTCCGGCCGGACCCAGCCGCCGTCCCGGGCGAGCTGCGCCAGCCCGGCAGTGACGTCCAGCTCGGCCAGGGCGCTCGCCGCCAGCCGCAGCCGCCCGGCCTCGGCCAGGGCCATGCCGCACAGCTCCGCATAGATCGTCCGCTCGCGGGCATGGGCGCCCTCGGCGGCCTCGCCCAGGGCGCGCTCCAGCGCCTGCAGTTCCGGCGTGGTAAAGCGGACCGCCCCGGCCAGTCCCTGGCGGCGCACGAAACTGGCCGGCACCCTGCCCTCCTGGGCCGCCGCCACCTCGACATACCAGCCCAGCATGTTGTTGTGGCGGACCTTGAGGTTGCCGATCCCGGTCTCCTCCTTCAGGCGCCGCTCGAAGCTGTCCAGATGCGCCCGCCCGGCATCGCGCATGGAGACCAGCCGGTCGTATTCGGCATCCACGCCCGGGCGCAGCAGGCCACCGTCGTCGACCCGCGACGGGGCCGGCTCGTTCAACGTGTCCAGCAGGCGGCGCGCGAACGGCTCCAGCCCAGCCAGATCCTTCCGCAGGGCGGCGAAGCACTCCGGTGCGTCTTGCAGACGGATGGCCGCCCGTCCGGCGCGCTCGGCGGCATCGCCCAGCGCCAGCAGGTCCCTGGGCCCGCCCCGCATGGCCGCCAGCCGCGCCAGCGGGCGCTCCGGGTCGGGCATCCCGGCCAGGATCGCGCGCAGTTCGGCACGCAGCCGGTCATCCTCCACCAGCGCGGCCACCTTGTCGGTCCGCGGGCGGATGACCTCCAGCGACGCGGCGGGCTCGGCGATCCAGCGCGCCAGCAACCGGGCGCCAATGGCCGAGGTGGTGCGGTCAACGGCGCCCAGGAGCGAGCCGGACCTCGCTCCGTCCGGGCCGCGCAGCAGTTCCAGGGAGCGGCGGGTGGCCGGATCGATCTGCAGGAGCGTGCTGTCGTCGATGCGGACCGGCTCGGCCAGATGGAAGCTTCCGGATTTCTGGGTGAGTTCCAGATAGTCCACCAGCGCGCCGGCAGCCCCGATCTCGGCACGCTCGAAATCGCCGAACGGCGCCAGATCGGCGACACCGAACCGGCTCGTGAGGATCCGTCTGCCCACGGCAGGATCGAAGCGGACTTGGGCGATCGGTGTGACCCGGTCGGTCACCTCGCGCAACTGGCGGGCGAACAGGGCCTCCTGGAGTCGCTCGGTCGGGGCCAGGAGCTCGGCCGGCGCCAGCCGGGCCAGGGCCGCCGCCAGCATGTCCTTGGCCAGCGCCTCGGTCTCGAACCGGCCGGTCGACAGGTCGACCCGCGCGATCGCGGCACGATCCCGCTCGATCGCCACCGCAGCCAGCCAGTTGTGCTGCAGCGGATCGAGCAGGGCGTCCTCGGTTAGGGTCCCGGGCGTCACCAGCCGGATCACGTCGCGCTCGACCAGGGCCTTCCCGCCACGCTTCCTGGCCTCGGCCGGATCCTCGATCTGCTCGCATACGGCGACCTTGAAGCCCTTGCGGATGGCACGGTGCAGATAGGTCTCCACCGCATGCACCGGCACGCCGCACATCGGCACCTCCTCGCCGCGATCCTTGCCGCGACGGGTGAGGGCCACTTCCAGCGCCGGGGCCGCCGCCACCGCATCGGCAAAGAACAGCTCGTAGAAATCGCCCATCCGGAAGAAGAGGAGGGCTTCCGGGTGGGCCTCCTTCAGGCGCCGCCATTGCGCGACCATCGGGGTCGACGCTTCGCCGTCCCGCACCATCTGCTCCTGTTGCTGGTTGGTCCGGCCGACATGCCCGACCACGGCATGCGGCCACTTTGCGGCCCGGAAGCTGGCAGGAACTCCGGCGCGGGTCCAGCGCCGCCGCCACACCGGCGCGACGCACTTGCGCTCCGGTTGAAAGGATCTTGCAAACCCAACGCTTAGCGCTAGTTTCCGGCTTGCAGTTCCGGAAACCAGCGATTCGGACGGAAACTGATGAGTCGATCCGACGGTTCATCTGACACTTGGGGAGGCACCGAGGTACCTGCCCTTCGTCGGACAGCAATCGAACGCGCCCAGGCTCTGTCTCTCCGGATCGAGTACCTCACCTGGCCCGACCGGGCCAGGGAACTGGATCGTCTTTTCTGGGTGGATGCCAACGAACGACTTGGCCACCAGGAGATCACCGCCGTCATCAACCGGCAGGCCCTCACCTCGTCCGAGGCCCGGGCCGTCGGCGACTACGCCCGCCAGATCAAGGACGTCCTGACCGAGACCTTCGTTCTCCTGAAGGAACCACCGGTCGTGGGCTCCGTCTGGCAGGCCTTCACCTGGCTGATGGTCTGCCGCGAGCACGAGCATGCCCCGGCCCTCGCCTGGCTGCGCACCGCGGATCCGGCCATGCTCCGGGCGCACCTGGCCAAGCTACCGGGCTTCGCCTTCCTGATCCTGGCGGCCACCCAGGACGACACCCTGGAGAGCTTCCTGGCCCGGGACGCCTTCTGGGACGCCATGCTCGGCGCCACCCGGGAACTCGAGGTGGGCCCGGACCGCCCGGCCTGACCAGGGAACCGCCAGCCGGACCCTCGCCCGCGCGCTTCGGCCAGCGGCATCCACCACGGTGATCTCGCTCCAGCCCGGGGCATGCTCCCGCCAGACCGCAGCCCGGCGGCGCCCGGGCAAGCCGGCAATCGGCCGGCCCTCCACGTACCAGCGGTAGGGGACGGTCCCGCCCCGGGCCCGCAGCGGGATCGGGACATCCGCGGCCACGTCCAGCACCGCCCCGTCCGCAGGGAACTCCAGGCGGAGCGGCGGCCCCTGGCCAGCCATGGGACTGTCGGGACCTGCCAGGCGGGCCAGACTGGCGGGTGCAGCCCCCTGGAACGGGCTGCCGGGGGGAGGCGGGCGCAGCGGCACCGGGTCAACCAGATCGAAGATCCGCGCCAGCAATGGCGCGGCGCCGCCTTGGCCGGTGCAGGCCCGGCCGCAGCTTGCCGCATCGGAACGACCGACCCAGACGCCCGCGACATGACGCCCGTCAAAGCCGACCGCCCAGCCATCCTTGTAGCGAAATGAGGTGCCGGTCTTGTACGCGAGCACCCGGTCCGGCCGCGCGCCGGAGGCCTGCGGCACCCCGCCCAGGATCGTGCGCAGCGCCGCCGCGGCGGCCGGTGACAGAAGCGGCCGGCCGGCATCGGTTGGCGCGTCGGAAAGGACCCGCGGCGCCCGGAGCCGGCCGTCGGCGGCGATCGCCCCATAGCCCGCCACCAGGTCGAGCAGCGTCACCCCGACGCCTCCCAGGATCACCGGCAACCCGGGCTGCTGGCCGTCTGCCAGGCGCAGCGGCAGCCCGGCATCGTCCAGGGCCTGCACGAAGCCGATCGGCCCGAGCCGTTCCAGCATCGTCACCGCCGGAAGATTGAGCGACCGCTGCAGCGCCTGCGCGACCGTCACCTCGCCGGAAAAGCCGTCGTCGAAATTGTCCGGCGCGTAGTCGGCGAAGCGGCGCGGCTCGTCGTGGACCACCGTGGCCGGGTGGGCGAGGAACCGGTCGAAGGCCAGGCCATAGGCGAACGGTTTCAGGGTGGAGCCGGGAGAGCGGACCGCGGTGACATGGTCGACCATGCCGTGGCGAAGGCGGTCGAAATAGTCCGTGGAGCCCGCCCAGGCGCGCACGCTCCCGCTGTCCTGCTCCACGACCACCGCGGCCGCCCCGATCGGTGGGGACAACGTGGCAGCCGCGGCCCGAAGCAGGCGCTCCACCCCGTCCTGCAGGGCCGGATCGAGGGTGGTGGGAAGCTCATCGTCTCCTGGCGCCAGTCGCGCCACCAGCCGCTCGCTCAGATGTGGCGCCCGCATCGGCAAGGGCCGGCGATGGCGCGGCACCGGCATGGCGGTCGCTGCGGCGGCGGTGTCCGCAGTCAGCGCTCCCTGGACCTGCAGGCGGGCGATCAGCCCGTCGCGGGCAGCGCGGGCCGCCGCCGGGTACCGATCCGGGCGCAGCCGCTCCGGAGAGCGCGGCATGGTCACCAAGAGGGCGATTTCGGCCGGGCCCAGCATCGACGGCTCCTTGCCGAACCATGCCAGGGAAGCGCTGCGCACGCCTTCCAGGTCGCCGCCGAACGGCGCCAGGGTCAGCCACATCGCCAACACCTCGTTCCGGCCGTGATGCAGCGTGAGCTGCAGGGCGCGGAACATCTCCACCGCCTTGGCGCCCAGCGTCCGCGGCTGCGGGTCGATCAGCTTGGCGACCTGCATGGTGAGCGTGGAGCCGCCCGACACGACCTCTCCCCGTGTCGCCCATTGCTGGAACGCCCGGCCCAGGGCCAGGGGATCGACACCCGGATGGAGAAAGAACCGCCGGTCCTCGGCGGCCACCAGCAGATCCAGGAACAGGTCCGGCACCTGATCGGGCCTGGTCAGCATCCGCCAGCGCCCGTCGTCGGCGGGGAATGCCCGCAGCCAGCTGCCGTCCCGGGCAACCACCAGGGACGAGCGGTCGAGGAACCGGCCGAGCGGCAGAGGAAAGGCCCGGTCCAGCACCAGGCCCACACCCAGGAGCATCGCCATGGCCAGCAGGATTCCCGGCACCAAGCGGGGAAGCCGGCCGCCCATCACTCCCGGATCACCTCGAGCCGGCCTTCGGCGGTGCGGGCGAAGCTCGCCGGGTCATACATGTCCTCGACCCGGGAAGCCGGCCAGACGAACCGCCCAGGCGTGGTGGCTCGCGCCACGTAGGCCAGCCGGAAGCGTTCCGCATAGCCGGCCAGGGCGGCAGCGAACCGGTCGTCCCGGGAGACCGTCGTCAGCGGCGGGGTCAGGTCGCCCAGCCAGGCGAGTTCCCCCTGCCGCTGGGCTCCGCCGTCCAGCTGCACCGGCTCGATCTCCAGGCCGGCCGGCAGGAGGTCCACGAGCAGGATGTCGCGCTCCCCCGGTTGACGGACCCGGCCCTCCAGCAGGATCACCACCCGCTCCCCCTGCCGGAGCGTCGTCTTGGTGGTCCCCGGCCGCTCCGGCTGCCCGGACACCACTTGGCCGTCCATCCGCAGGACGGTGCGCTTCAGGAAGAAGCCTTCCTGGGCTGGTGGCTGCGCCTCCAGCGGCAGACCGGAGGCGATGATTGTCCGGTAGAGGGTCTCGCTTCCGGCGTTGCCGAGACGGATCGGCGTCATGTCGGGCGAAAGCGGCCGCGCCAGCTGGAGCGGTCTCCCGTCCGGTGGACGCCGTACGCCGTCCAGCTCGATCTGGACGGGCACCCCGCCGTGTGGAAGCAGGCTTGTCCCTGCACGCAGCAGCCACGCCTGGCTCTGGGTATCCAGGTTGCCGGGATCACCATAGGCGGCCGCGATCTCGACGAGGCGCCGGTCGCGCTCCTCCGTGCCGATCAGGTCGTTCTCCACCA
Proteins encoded in this region:
- a CDS encoding dihydroorotase, which gives rise to MQPFDLVIRGGKLVTPAGIVAADLGVRAGKIAAIGALHAEPAASVLEAEGLHVLPGVIDSQVHFREPGLEHKEDLATGSDAAVLGGVTTVFEMPNTNPNTISAAALADKLDRAAGRMRCDHAFYVGATAENIEALPELERLAGSAGIKIFMGSSTGSLLVEDDASLERVLRAGFRRVAVHAEDEPRLRERKALAEASGDPVSHPHWRDVEAAVRAVRRLLNGARTCGRRVHVLHITSAEEMELLAEARDVATVEVTPHHLTMHAPDCYERLGTRAQMNPPVRDARHQAALWKAIQEGVVDVLGSDHAPHTLEEKNKPYPSSPSGMTGVQTLLPVMLDHVAKGRLSLERLVDLTGHGPQRIFQLVGKGRIMRGYDADLVLVDLQARWRINTSWLASRAGWSPYEDMEITGRPVSTLLRGAVVAQDGELIGKPVGRPVRFMETLAA
- a CDS encoding EF-hand domain-containing protein, producing the protein MMKALLASIVLLLPVLSAPVAAAPPTPAAFDRFLRETGPACSLVASRDCFERIFRFVDRNRDGALDRLEMQDLHDHARAWMLENSAQLPAVDRQAAVLTMLAIDFVGLDQLFVSYDADGDGLLTRAEISADITLDERPVPVLVKDPGAVNWDQLLGRLGAGAAVLKNVLPRGRTS
- the mutS gene encoding DNA mismatch repair protein MutS, which codes for MVRDGEASTPMVAQWRRLKEAHPEALLFFRMGDFYELFFADAVAAAPALEVALTRRGKDRGEEVPMCGVPVHAVETYLHRAIRKGFKVAVCEQIEDPAEARKRGGKALVERDVIRLVTPGTLTEDALLDPLQHNWLAAVAIERDRAAIARVDLSTGRFETEALAKDMLAAALARLAPAELLAPTERLQEALFARQLREVTDRVTPIAQVRFDPAVGRRILTSRFGVADLAPFGDFERAEIGAAGALVDYLELTQKSGSFHLAEPVRIDDSTLLQIDPATRRSLELLRGPDGARSGSLLGAVDRTTSAIGARLLARWIAEPAASLEVIRPRTDKVAALVEDDRLRAELRAILAGMPDPERPLARLAAMRGGPRDLLALGDAAERAGRAAIRLQDAPECFAALRKDLAGLEPFARRLLDTLNEPAPSRVDDGGLLRPGVDAEYDRLVSMRDAGRAHLDSFERRLKEETGIGNLKVRHNNMLGWYVEVAAAQEGRVPASFVRRQGLAGAVRFTTPELQALERALGEAAEGAHARERTIYAELCGMALAEAGRLRLAASALAELDVTAGLAQLARDGGWVRPDLVEEPVFAIRGGRHPVVEAALAATGEAFVANDCDLAPDQRLWLLTGPNMAGKSTFLRQNALIVVLAQAGSFVPAEEARIGIVDRLFSRVGAADDLARGRSTFMVEMLETSTILARATERSLVVLDEIGRGTSTWDGLSIAWAVVEHLHDKVRCRGLFATHYHELTHLGASLPRLSLHRVKVKEWQGSIVFLHEIASGVAESSYGIHVAALAGLPKPVLKRARDVLARLERNEARGTAARLADDLPLLALLQEPPDEREEAGPAPDPVRDLLDGVDPDTLAPKAALELIYRLKEAAGSC
- the pbpC gene encoding penicillin-binding protein 1C → MAMLLGVGLVLDRAFPLPLGRFLDRSSLVVARDGSWLRAFPADDGRWRMLTRPDQVPDLFLDLLVAAEDRRFFLHPGVDPLALGRAFQQWATRGEVVSGGSTLTMQVAKLIDPQPRTLGAKAVEMFRALQLTLHHGRNEVLAMWLTLAPFGGDLEGVRSASLAWFGKEPSMLGPAEIALLVTMPRSPERLRPDRYPAAARAARDGLIARLQVQGALTADTAAAATAMPVPRHRRPLPMRAPHLSERLVARLAPGDDELPTTLDPALQDGVERLLRAAAATLSPPIGAAAVVVEQDSGSVRAWAGSTDYFDRLRHGMVDHVTAVRSPGSTLKPFAYGLAFDRFLAHPATVVHDEPRRFADYAPDNFDDGFSGEVTVAQALQRSLNLPAVTMLERLGPIGFVQALDDAGLPLRLADGQQPGLPVILGGVGVTLLDLVAGYGAIAADGRLRAPRVLSDAPTDAGRPLLSPAAAAALRTILGGVPQASGARPDRVLAYKTGTSFRYKDGWAVGFDGRHVAGVWVGRSDAASCGRACTGQGGAAPLLARIFDLVDPVPLRPPPPGSPFQGAAPASLARLAGPDSPMAGQGPPLRLEFPADGAVLDVAADVPIPLRARGGTVPYRWYVEGRPIAGLPGRRRAAVWREHAPGWSEITVVDAAGRSARARVRLAVPWSGRAVRAHLEFPGGAEHGVPEGVPGQEALQGVVLGGRQDQEGEAR